The Sulfurimonas lithotrophica genome includes a region encoding these proteins:
- a CDS encoding leucine-rich repeat domain-containing protein, which yields MIKIFLGLIVSSFLFAGDLANKKEFMKMCENPTPSQKITFEALAKDNRVKNDEQMCAYLYARTGSKYFSADADIYTVTDLSPLKFFLSLTFLSLPRSKVKNISILKHLTKLKELDLYDNPVRDLTPLKDLKYLEELDLSKTKVTDLSPLNNIKTLQQLSYGYIENIETVDISQIKDLKNLEFLVLRGIKVKNFHLINNFENLMVFFPPKTTTIQDMSLLTNLKKLKRLDLDDAKLITNLDFILNFPNMQELFLENTSIKDISILKKLSNLTILNISNTKVTDASGIMANTAVNPMYLVFRARNTPLRWCSPKNTQDIRNGKSCFEKDGTLKPFYKRWLGL from the coding sequence ATGATAAAGATTTTTTTAGGGTTAATAGTAAGCAGCTTTTTATTTGCAGGAGATTTAGCAAACAAAAAAGAGTTTATGAAGATGTGTGAGAATCCAACACCTTCTCAGAAAATTACATTTGAAGCATTAGCTAAAGATAATAGAGTAAAAAACGATGAACAAATGTGTGCTTATCTTTATGCTCGAACTGGTAGTAAATATTTTTCAGCAGATGCAGATATTTATACTGTTACAGATTTATCTCCTTTAAAGTTTTTTCTAAGCCTTACCTTTCTCTCTCTTCCACGAAGTAAAGTAAAAAACATTTCAATTTTAAAACATCTTACAAAACTAAAAGAGTTAGATTTATATGATAATCCTGTACGTGACCTTACTCCGTTAAAAGATTTAAAGTATTTAGAAGAGTTAGATTTAAGTAAAACAAAAGTTACAGATTTGTCTCCATTAAATAATATTAAAACTTTACAACAATTATCTTATGGTTACATTGAAAATATTGAAACTGTAGATATATCTCAAATAAAAGATTTGAAAAATTTAGAGTTTTTAGTATTAAGGGGTATCAAAGTTAAAAACTTTCATTTAATCAATAATTTTGAAAATCTAATGGTTTTTTTCCCTCCTAAAACTACCACAATACAAGATATGAGTTTATTAACAAATCTTAAAAAACTAAAAAGATTAGATTTAGATGATGCAAAGCTTATAACAAATCTTGACTTTATACTTAACTTTCCAAATATGCAAGAGTTGTTTCTTGAAAATACAAGTATAAAAGATATATCTATTTTAAAAAAACTATCTAATCTAACTATACTTAATATATCAAATACAAAAGTGACAGATGCTAGTGGAATAATGGCAAATACAGCTGTAAATCCAATGTATTTAGTATTTAGAGCAAGAAATACACCACTTAGATGGTGTTCACCAAAAAATACACAAGATATACGAAATGGCAAATCTTGCTTTGAAAAAGACGGCACTTTAAAACCTTTTTACAAAAGATGGTTAGGGTTATAA
- a CDS encoding deoxyguanosinetriphosphate triphosphohydrolase produces MSYKPSDRFYKIDKDFRNPYARDRDRIIHCGSFRKLEYKTQVFLNHEGDFFRTRLTHSIEVSQIARSITSNLGLNESLAEAIALSHDLGHTPFGHVGGDTLDECLKTDGFTNGFEHNFQSFRVVSKLEKRYAGFDGLNLTFATLEGILKHSYPYNKSFLPKTIAENFDLNTHPSIEAMVVDRADEIAYMSHDIDDGVNSGFITFDDLKTSELACEILEKVEAEGVGQEQDEMFRYRFSSHLINYLVYSLLDYSKDKVDNSNILSATIDSKSEIPIGFDSELETKIKKLKKLMFNKMYQHKNIVRKMYAGKKAIEGIYKALSDEEKMLPKYYYAQLDKRAKHRVIADYIASMSDRYAFSFYNEIYGRI; encoded by the coding sequence ATGTCGTATAAACCATCAGACAGGTTCTATAAAATCGATAAAGATTTTCGCAATCCTTATGCTAGAGACAGAGACAGGATTATTCACTGCGGTAGCTTTAGAAAGCTTGAGTATAAAACACAGGTATTTTTAAACCATGAGGGTGATTTTTTTCGTACACGTCTAACCCACTCTATAGAAGTTTCTCAAATTGCACGCTCAATCACTTCTAATTTGGGACTTAACGAGTCTTTGGCCGAAGCAATCGCACTTTCACATGATTTAGGACATACTCCTTTTGGTCATGTCGGAGGCGATACTTTGGATGAGTGTTTAAAGACCGATGGTTTTACAAACGGGTTTGAGCATAATTTTCAATCTTTTCGCGTAGTATCAAAACTGGAAAAAAGGTATGCGGGGTTTGACGGACTAAACTTAACTTTTGCTACTTTGGAAGGTATATTAAAACATTCATATCCGTATAACAAATCTTTTTTGCCAAAAACTATAGCTGAGAATTTTGATCTAAATACCCATCCTTCGATAGAAGCTATGGTCGTTGACCGTGCGGATGAGATAGCATATATGAGTCATGATATAGATGACGGCGTAAATTCGGGTTTTATCACTTTTGATGATTTAAAGACAAGTGAACTCGCTTGTGAGATTTTAGAAAAAGTTGAAGCAGAAGGTGTCGGACAAGAACAAGATGAGATGTTTAGGTATCGTTTTAGTTCACACTTGATAAATTATTTAGTATATTCTTTGCTTGATTATTCAAAAGATAAGGTAGATAATTCAAATATCCTAAGTGCTACGATTGATAGTAAAAGTGAAATACCTATAGGTTTTGATTCTGAATTAGAAACAAAGATAAAAAAGCTTAAAAAACTTATGTTTAACAAGATGTATCAACATAAAAACATAGTAAGAAAGATGTATGCCGGCAAAAAAGCTATAGAAGGCATATATAAAGCATTGAGTGATGAAGAGAAGATGCTTCCAAAATATTACTATGCACAACTAGATAAAAGAGCAAAACATAGAGTTATCGCCGATTATATCGCATCTATGAGCGATAGATATGCATTTAGTTTCTATAATGAAATATATGGAAGAATTTGA
- a CDS encoding FAD-dependent thymidylate synthase encodes MEIIEEYGIKYSKPEVVLLQDTGIGVAESAARTCYDSFSNSENDVIKDIENTLPTSDMCNEINSIEESKLLDDLAWTYFHHSILEHANLSFLVRGTSRGVLQEHARHRIQAISVRSTRYTMSSVINAYVAAQGNREFFIKKILDLDMFVTKDRDYNRIEISAMFDKLSYQQSVVDNFYEISVAKSSLALLDEIKDHAELYDALQAGKKKRNVGDAFKHIIGDNVKVDMVVTFNLRSLKNYFTLRDSGAAFFQIRWLAEEMKKATPKKYLDLIVKSK; translated from the coding sequence ATGGAAATAATAGAAGAATACGGTATTAAATACTCAAAGCCTGAAGTAGTGCTATTGCAAGATACGGGTATCGGTGTAGCAGAGAGTGCTGCTAGGACTTGTTATGATTCATTCTCAAACAGTGAAAATGATGTTATAAAAGATATTGAAAACACATTGCCGACATCTGATATGTGTAATGAAATTAATTCCATAGAAGAATCTAAACTACTGGATGATTTGGCTTGGACATATTTTCACCACTCAATACTTGAACATGCAAACTTATCGTTCTTGGTTCGCGGAACCAGTCGCGGTGTGTTACAAGAACATGCAAGACACCGCATCCAGGCTATCAGTGTTAGAAGTACGCGTTATACTATGAGCTCGGTTATAAATGCATATGTTGCCGCACAAGGTAACAGAGAATTTTTTATAAAAAAAATACTTGATTTGGATATGTTCGTAACAAAAGACAGAGACTATAACCGTATAGAGATATCTGCAATGTTTGATAAGCTCTCTTACCAACAAAGTGTAGTTGATAACTTTTACGAGATATCCGTTGCAAAGAGTTCATTAGCACTTTTAGATGAGATAAAAGACCATGCAGAACTTTATGATGCTTTGCAGGCGGGAAAAAAGAAACGTAACGTGGGCGATGCTTTTAAACATATAATAGGCGATAATGTTAAAGTCGATATGGTTGTAACTTTTAACCTTAGAAGTTTAAAAAACTATTTTACATTGCGTGACAGCGGGGCTGCATTTTTTCAAATTCGCTGGTTGGCAGAAGAGATGAAAAAAGCTACGCCTAAAAAGTATTTAGATTTAATAGTAAAGAGTAAATAG
- a CDS encoding GGDEF domain-containing protein, with product MNNPKAIFVNVAIPLLIAITFALLVFYQNKIPSFLLGILPYVFYILSAIVMFISWHFNRNRFLFVLFPLVLIYIGFEFLPASKATLLFKYISIIFPLHLLIFLILSERGLFSLWGNLKTAFVVIETGIIIWFIEYPNPMILDIFKIKLFIFDTFPLSDISIVIGLFILFIMFSLILFNHFLMYNGSFLLILISLYATLYFVRVQNVIELGFIAIVLIILVLLIREAYRLAFYDELTSLPGRRALIEDMAKLGRKYTLAMCDIDHFKKFNDTYGHDTGDEVLKMVASKLANVGGGGKAYRYGGEEFTLLFPSKDVDESFVHADILRESIAKTPFVVRNKKSAKKIFINISAGIVQNSSKDKDPFATMKRADNALYKAKKAGRNTVIKE from the coding sequence GTGAATAATCCAAAAGCTATATTTGTCAATGTAGCTATACCTTTGTTAATTGCTATAACTTTTGCACTTTTGGTTTTTTATCAAAATAAAATTCCAAGTTTTTTACTTGGAATTTTGCCTTATGTGTTTTATATATTAAGTGCCATAGTTATGTTTATCTCTTGGCACTTTAATAGAAATAGATTTTTGTTTGTACTTTTTCCTCTTGTGTTGATATATATTGGGTTCGAGTTCCTACCCGCTTCAAAAGCTACACTTTTATTTAAATATATATCTATAATTTTTCCTTTGCATCTACTAATATTTCTTATTTTATCAGAACGTGGACTTTTTAGTTTATGGGGTAATTTAAAAACGGCTTTCGTAGTGATTGAAACAGGGATTATAATCTGGTTTATAGAGTACCCAAATCCGATGATACTAGACATATTTAAAATAAAACTGTTTATATTTGATACCTTTCCTTTAAGTGATATTAGTATCGTCATAGGCTTGTTTATTTTATTTATTATGTTTTCGCTCATTCTCTTTAACCACTTTTTGATGTATAACGGCTCTTTTTTACTTATATTGATATCTTTGTATGCAACACTATATTTTGTAAGAGTTCAAAACGTTATTGAACTTGGATTTATTGCAATAGTTTTAATCATTTTGGTTTTACTTATCAGAGAAGCATACAGGCTTGCATTTTATGATGAGCTTACCTCTTTGCCGGGCAGACGGGCGTTAATAGAAGATATGGCAAAGCTTGGACGTAAATATACCTTGGCTATGTGTGATATCGACCACTTTAAAAAATTTAACGATACCTATGGACACGATACGGGTGATGAAGTTTTAAAGATGGTAGCTTCAAAGCTTGCAAATGTAGGTGGCGGTGGAAAAGCTTATCGTTACGGTGGAGAGGAATTTACACTTCTTTTTCCTTCAAAAGATGTAGATGAGTCATTTGTACATGCGGATATTTTAAGAGAAAGTATTGCAAAAACACCCTTTGTAGTAAGAAATAAAAAAAGTGCCAAAAAGATTTTTATAAATATTTCGGCAGGTATTGTTCAAAATTCCTCAAAAGACAAAGACCCTTTTGCGACTATGAAAAGAGCTGATAATGCATTATATAAAGCTAAAAAAGCAGGAAGAAATACTGTAATTAAAGAATAA
- a CDS encoding TonB-dependent receptor, whose product MHFIIRYLLFFTTVLIAAETVTLDSVEISGHRQNILGESLSASEGIVGEKEIEQRPLLRTGEVLEFVPGMVVTQHSGTGKANQYFLRGFNLDHGTDFATYLDGMPLNMRTHGHGQGYTDLNFIIPETIETIEYAKGSYRADSGDFSAAGSAHFSLKKRAQNEVFLTYGEYNYLRAVGIVSEDVGGGHFYGAVEHNSYDGAWSGINEDIKKISTLFRYTTTLGDYTAGVTLMAYDNSWNAADQIPLRAVKLGLIDTYGSIDTDAGGESSRYSISASLEGNGLKANIYAVNYDMDLISDFTYALEDPVNGDEFEQVDKRNIYGLNIEYMLESKISDIYLMQSFGTEFRYDDIKEVGLYHTVGGNRLDMVRDDSVKEASGAFYWQGQGMLSDALTLTLGLRYDHYFVDVDAQLKANSGNDDAGILSPKLNLIYELNNKLETYISAGSGFHSNDARGATINIDPLSGNLANQVDLLVKTNGAEIGVRYYDKDSMHLSLALWVLDIDSELLYVGDAGTTEANRASRRYGVEFSGYYWFNNNFSADLELAYSHSRFKEDDIQEGNYIEGSLPIVAAAGISYSQKKGIFGSLRMRHFGKRTLDSKNEKRSDPSTIFNASAGYKFKKLKLWVELLNIFDSKDHDIDYYYTSRLNGEPSGGVEDLHYHPLEPRMVRGGISYTF is encoded by the coding sequence ATGCATTTTATTATAAGATATTTGCTTTTTTTTACTACTGTGTTAATAGCCGCAGAGACGGTAACTCTTGATTCTGTTGAAATTAGTGGACATCGCCAAAATATTTTGGGCGAAAGTTTGAGTGCATCAGAGGGAATAGTGGGTGAGAAGGAGATAGAACAACGCCCTTTGTTGCGTACGGGAGAGGTGTTGGAATTTGTTCCGGGAATGGTTGTTACTCAACACAGCGGTACAGGAAAAGCCAACCAATATTTTTTACGTGGGTTTAACTTAGACCACGGTACCGATTTTGCCACTTATCTTGATGGTATGCCCCTTAATATGCGGACTCATGGACATGGACAGGGTTACACGGATCTTAATTTTATCATCCCTGAGACTATAGAGACAATTGAATATGCAAAAGGTTCTTATCGTGCCGATTCAGGTGATTTTTCCGCTGCAGGTAGTGCACACTTTTCACTTAAAAAACGTGCTCAAAACGAAGTTTTTTTAACATATGGCGAATACAATTATTTGCGTGCAGTGGGTATTGTATCTGAAGATGTAGGAGGAGGTCATTTTTATGGTGCGGTAGAGCATAATAGTTATGATGGAGCATGGAGCGGCATTAATGAAGATATAAAAAAAATCAGTACATTGTTTAGATATACAACTACTTTAGGAGACTATACTGCAGGAGTTACTCTAATGGCATACGATAATAGCTGGAACGCAGCCGATCAGATTCCTCTGCGTGCGGTTAAATTAGGATTAATCGATACTTACGGTTCAATCGATACGGATGCAGGAGGTGAATCAAGTCGTTACAGTATTTCGGCTTCACTAGAGGGTAATGGACTAAAAGCAAATATATATGCGGTTAATTACGATATGGATTTAATATCTGATTTTACTTATGCTCTTGAAGACCCTGTTAACGGTGATGAGTTTGAACAAGTCGATAAACGTAACATATATGGTTTAAACATCGAATATATGCTTGAATCCAAAATAAGCGATATTTATTTAATGCAGAGTTTTGGTACAGAATTTCGTTATGACGATATAAAAGAAGTTGGACTATACCATACGGTTGGAGGCAATCGTTTAGATATGGTTAGAGATGACTCCGTCAAAGAGGCTTCAGGTGCTTTTTATTGGCAAGGTCAAGGTATGTTAAGCGATGCATTAACTCTCACGCTCGGATTACGTTATGATCACTACTTCGTAGATGTAGATGCACAACTAAAAGCTAACAGCGGTAATGATGATGCAGGAATATTGAGTCCAAAACTTAACCTTATATATGAACTTAACAATAAACTTGAAACATATATTAGTGCCGGAAGCGGATTCCACTCTAACGATGCACGTGGAGCGACGATAAACATAGATCCTCTAAGCGGCAATCTTGCAAATCAAGTTGATTTACTAGTTAAAACAAACGGTGCTGAAATAGGTGTAAGGTATTATGATAAAGATTCTATGCATCTATCGTTAGCACTTTGGGTATTGGATATTGATTCAGAATTATTGTATGTGGGTGATGCAGGTACAACAGAAGCAAATCGTGCAAGTCGCCGTTACGGAGTAGAATTTAGCGGATATTATTGGTTTAACAATAATTTTAGTGCCGACTTAGAACTTGCATACAGCCATTCCCGTTTTAAAGAAGATGATATTCAAGAGGGTAATTATATTGAGGGAAGTTTACCTATTGTAGCAGCGGCGGGAATCTCATATTCCCAAAAAAAAGGTATATTTGGATCACTACGTATGCGTCATTTTGGAAAGCGTACACTTGATAGCAAAAACGAAAAACGCTCAGATCCTTCGACAATCTTTAATGCTTCTGCCGGGTATAAATTTAAAAAATTGAAACTATGGGTGGAGCTGTTAAATATTTTTGATAGTAAAGACCATGATATAGATTATTATTACACTTCAAGACTAAACGGTGAGCCAAGCGGAGGGGTTGAAGACTTGCACTATCATCCACTTGAACCGCGTATGGTTCGTGGAGGGATAAGCTACACCTTTTAA
- a CDS encoding cation:proton antiporter, whose amino-acid sequence METLLLAIFATIFLATLMNILFKRYNVSHIVGYIFTGIIISYLFDFNTLKIDALNLVAEFGIVFLMFTIGLELSFKKIKKMKESIFIAGAFQMGFNSVLFFIFCFYIFGLDAQTSIIISLAFSLSSTAIIMPYLQNSKDIVTPYGKKVVGILIFQDLAVIPILLLISFLSHGSDISITEVIVKTLVALIFITLFVFYIGDKIVESILKFAANTQLEEIFLGAIFTIVIGMSILTHEIGFTYSMGAFLAGVLIADTKYNIKVESDILSYKNLLLSIFFFSVGTKIDMIYLFSNLHKVFVLFILVMIVKTIVIYFIAKRKSDKNTSVKTALALSQVSGFGFVVLDMASSKHLIQTDLANLLLIIIFLTMIVSTFILSNIYKISSYFEKEFYEADVITPIDKKNHIIIAGFGTLGKAVAKELSEKGIDFIIISDNLQHVLKARKSGFMAYFGHLNKRPVMESLKVEESSSIIVTAHSEHQKILIIDALKEYSSDVNIVVKVDSDEENSYLNKIKSVEIVDSNYELSSKLVELSLKH is encoded by the coding sequence ATGGAAACTTTACTTTTAGCTATTTTTGCCACTATCTTCTTAGCCACACTAATGAATATCCTATTTAAAAGATACAATGTATCACATATAGTAGGATATATATTTACCGGAATAATAATCAGTTATCTTTTTGATTTTAATACATTAAAAATAGATGCACTGAATTTAGTTGCAGAATTCGGTATTGTTTTTTTGATGTTTACTATCGGACTTGAACTTAGTTTTAAAAAAATAAAAAAGATGAAAGAAAGCATCTTTATTGCCGGTGCTTTTCAAATGGGCTTTAATTCGGTTTTATTTTTTATATTTTGTTTTTATATATTTGGACTGGATGCTCAAACATCTATTATTATATCTTTGGCATTTTCACTCTCTTCAACAGCGATTATTATGCCATATCTTCAAAACTCTAAAGATATCGTAACACCTTACGGTAAAAAAGTTGTAGGTATTTTAATTTTTCAAGACTTGGCAGTAATACCGATACTGCTTTTAATCAGTTTTTTATCCCACGGTTCGGACATCTCTATAACGGAAGTTATAGTAAAAACTCTTGTAGCACTTATTTTTATAACGTTGTTTGTTTTTTACATTGGTGATAAAATAGTTGAGTCTATACTAAAATTTGCCGCGAATACGCAACTTGAAGAGATATTTTTAGGTGCGATATTTACAATAGTTATAGGGATGTCTATATTAACGCACGAGATAGGTTTTACATATTCTATGGGAGCGTTCTTGGCGGGTGTACTTATAGCCGATACGAAGTACAATATAAAAGTCGAATCGGATATCTTAAGCTATAAAAACCTACTTTTAAGCATCTTTTTCTTTAGTGTGGGTACTAAGATAGATATGATATATCTTTTCTCAAACCTGCATAAAGTATTTGTGCTTTTTATTTTGGTAATGATAGTTAAAACAATCGTAATATATTTCATAGCAAAAAGAAAAAGCGATAAAAATACTTCCGTAAAAACAGCCCTTGCGCTCTCACAAGTAAGTGGATTTGGTTTTGTCGTACTCGATATGGCATCATCAAAACATCTTATCCAAACCGATTTGGCAAATCTTTTGTTAATAATAATATTTTTAACAATGATAGTAAGTACTTTTATTTTGAGCAATATTTATAAAATATCATCTTATTTTGAAAAAGAATTTTATGAAGCAGATGTTATTACGCCGATTGACAAAAAAAACCACATAATTATCGCAGGTTTTGGAACTTTGGGAAAGGCTGTTGCAAAAGAACTTAGTGAAAAGGGTATTGACTTTATCATCATCTCCGATAACCTACAACACGTACTAAAAGCTAGAAAGTCAGGCTTTATGGCATATTTTGGACATCTTAATAAACGTCCTGTTATGGAATCTTTAAAAGTAGAGGAAAGTTCAAGTATCATAGTAACTGCACACAGCGAACATCAAAAGATACTTATTATAGATGCACTAAAAGAGTATAGCTCAGATGTAAATATAGTAGTTAAAGTCGATTCGGATGAAGAAAACAGTTATCTAAACAAAATTAAAAGCGTTGAAATAGTAGATTCAAATTATGAACTCTCCTCAAAACTTGTTGAACTTTCGTTAAAACATTAA
- a CDS encoding PhnA domain-containing protein gives MNNKCDLCGSQEGLVEYVIEPSDKSVTLCSICNSQVASSELDENHFNCLNDSMWSEDSAVKVLSYILLNKLGRQDMIDMMYLEEDEQKLADQAISAEENKLVYKDCNGVELKAGDSIVIMKDLDVKGAGFTAKRGTTVTRIALAPNDETHVEGRVNGTKIFLKTEFIKKA, from the coding sequence ATGAATAATAAATGTGACTTATGTGGAAGCCAAGAGGGTTTAGTAGAATATGTAATCGAACCCTCAGACAAATCTGTAACACTTTGTTCAATATGTAACTCTCAAGTAGCAAGCTCTGAACTAGATGAAAACCACTTTAATTGTTTAAACGACTCTATGTGGAGTGAAGATTCGGCGGTAAAAGTACTTAGTTATATTCTTTTAAACAAACTCGGTCGTCAAGATATGATAGATATGATGTATCTGGAAGAAGATGAGCAAAAATTAGCCGATCAAGCTATATCTGCAGAAGAAAATAAGCTTGTATATAAAGATTGTAACGGTGTTGAGCTTAAAGCAGGTGACAGCATCGTAATTATGAAAGACCTTGACGTTAAAGGTGCAGGTTTTACCGCAAAACGCGGAACTACGGTTACAAGAATTGCACTAGCTCCAAATGATGAAACACATGTTGAAGGGCGTGTAAACGGAACAAAGATTTTTCTAAAAACAGAGTTTATTAAAAAAGCATAA
- a CDS encoding type VI secretion system Vgr family protein, translating into MVKKLRTNFHQEVKAKILLKDKNYSIYELEGYSGVNQAYEYEVVFVSEVELSVEELVDTDAQVTLTDVRDFNEVKEIYGKVYEAKEDSVVASRYLYKIKVVSPLYYLRLNSGYEIFLDKKVPDIISEIINRYTHLLNINIDVKLDLQNAPVREYTTRYNQTPLEFITMLCEDEGYSLIIDYSSNDPYTIVLCELNNHASVYKEPLDAEFNKSKRFSPSHAVNNFYDYDKPSLDMSTQIGNSMQSSMADNSKTAQLREDLKLYDDKDELNELNESLYKDLKRYSQIDSQRGYVDSFEIQGHSKELSLKDSSIVTLHNEKELKQEEVIITEVEYQAKFPNTLEEYAEDIQDGTLQYYTHFKAIPSDVIYKPQRTINKPKINGVLSATVANSSKPNESANEIDVDNKARVRVLFHFEKNKTLSTYLRVMQPFAGDNYGFLFLPRVNSEVLVGFKNGNPNEPIILKTLPNAENKQAHKLPSKKNNSYIRTASTPAYEDSLGYNEINFDDTKENELLFIRAQRDYEIYAKHNFTMDVENNKSVKQTNKTDDVKNNFTQTVGNNSDRTVKANDIKTVTKEEVHTVKENKLQNIKKDYTTIVQQTKREFIEQDVVDEIKEVLHTYIEGDVTDKYLENFFIQVGKEMGVNLEGSLHIDTSSVKAESATTTQIEATEGISLKCGGNTLTIDSSGIHFNTSNFLDNSGSDGVVAHHVGIEGEVINTHLANRHGDYITKTVEDLVYVNATSTLPSGQAVEATLNIFDKDGNKLATKTLSSNVTDGKVSQEFNLEELKEQNKINIKDIYELKGLISW; encoded by the coding sequence ATGGTTAAGAAACTAAGAACTAATTTCCATCAAGAAGTAAAAGCAAAGATACTTTTAAAAGATAAGAATTATAGCATCTATGAGTTAGAGGGTTATAGCGGAGTTAATCAAGCATACGAATATGAAGTAGTATTTGTATCAGAAGTTGAGTTGAGTGTAGAGGAGTTGGTAGATACCGATGCACAAGTTACACTAACAGATGTAAGAGACTTTAACGAAGTAAAAGAAATATATGGGAAAGTATATGAAGCTAAAGAGGATTCTGTAGTAGCAAGTAGATACCTTTACAAGATAAAAGTAGTATCTCCTTTATACTACCTAAGACTAAACAGTGGGTATGAGATATTTTTAGATAAAAAAGTACCGGATATTATTTCAGAGATTATAAACAGATACACACATCTTCTAAATATAAACATAGATGTAAAACTAGACCTGCAAAATGCTCCTGTAAGAGAGTACACAACAAGATACAACCAAACACCATTAGAGTTTATAACTATGCTATGTGAAGATGAAGGCTACTCACTAATAATAGACTACAGCTCAAACGATCCATATACCATAGTACTGTGTGAACTAAACAATCATGCAAGTGTATATAAAGAACCACTAGATGCAGAGTTCAACAAGTCTAAACGTTTCAGTCCAAGCCATGCAGTAAATAACTTCTATGATTATGATAAACCTTCTCTTGATATGAGTACACAAATAGGTAATAGTATGCAAAGCAGTATGGCTGACAACAGTAAAACTGCCCAACTAAGAGAAGACTTAAAACTCTATGATGATAAAGATGAGTTAAACGAACTAAACGAATCTCTATATAAAGATTTAAAAAGATATAGCCAAATAGATAGTCAAAGAGGATATGTAGATAGCTTTGAGATACAAGGACATAGTAAAGAACTCTCACTAAAAGACTCAAGCATAGTTACACTACACAATGAAAAAGAGCTAAAACAAGAAGAAGTAATCATAACAGAGGTAGAGTACCAAGCAAAGTTTCCAAATACACTAGAGGAGTATGCAGAAGATATACAAGATGGTACACTACAATACTATACACACTTTAAAGCTATACCTAGTGATGTAATATATAAACCACAAAGAACAATAAACAAACCAAAGATTAACGGTGTATTAAGTGCAACAGTAGCAAATAGTTCTAAACCTAATGAGAGTGCAAACGAAATAGATGTAGATAATAAAGCAAGAGTAAGAGTGCTGTTTCACTTTGAAAAAAATAAAACCCTCTCAACATACCTAAGGGTTATGCAACCATTCGCAGGAGACAACTATGGATTTTTATTTTTACCAAGGGTAAACAGTGAAGTACTGGTCGGGTTTAAAAATGGTAATCCAAATGAACCGATAATACTAAAAACACTACCAAACGCTGAGAATAAACAAGCCCATAAACTACCAAGTAAAAAGAACAACTCATATATAAGGACAGCATCAACACCTGCATATGAAGATTCACTTGGATACAATGAGATAAACTTTGATGATACCAAAGAGAATGAACTTCTTTTTATAAGAGCACAAAGAGATTATGAAATCTATGCAAAACATAACTTTACTATGGATGTAGAGAACAACAAAAGTGTAAAGCAAACAAATAAAACTGATGATGTAAAAAACAACTTTACTCAAACTGTAGGAAATAATTCGGACAGGACTGTAAAAGCAAACGATATAAAAACAGTAACTAAAGAAGAAGTACATACCGTAAAAGAGAATAAACTACAAAATATAAAAAAAGACTACACAACTATAGTACAACAAACAAAAAGAGAGTTTATAGAACAAGATGTAGTAGATGAGATAAAAGAAGTACTGCATACATACATAGAGGGAGATGTAACAGATAAATACCTAGAGAACTTTTTTATACAAGTAGGCAAAGAGATGGGAGTAAACCTAGAAGGTTCACTACATATAGATACCTCTAGCGTAAAAGCAGAATCTGCAACAACAACCCAGATAGAAGCAACAGAGGGTATAAGCCTTAAATGTGGAGGCAACACTCTGACAATAGACTCATCCGGCATACATTTCAACACTTCTAACTTCTTGGATAATAGTGGATCGGATGGGGTTGTGGCGCATCATGTCGGAATAGAAGGTGAAGTGATTAATACCCATTTAGCAAACAGACATGGAGATTATATCACTAAAACAGTTGAGGATTTAGTATATGTAAACGCAACAAGTACTTTACCTTCAGGTCAAGCTGTAGAAGCAACACTAAATATTTTTGATAAAGATGGTAATAAACTAGCAACTAAAACATTGTCATCAAATGTTACAGATGGAAAAGTTTCTCAAGAATTTAACCTTGAAGAGCTAAAAGAACAAAACAAAATAAATATAAAAGATATTTATGAACTAAAAGGGCTAATATCATGGTAG